In Naumovozyma dairenensis CBS 421 chromosome 2, complete genome, the following are encoded in one genomic region:
- the IRA2 gene encoding Ras GTPase activating protein IRA2 (similar to Saccharomyces cerevisiae IRA1 (YBR140C) and IRA2 (YOL081W); ancestral locus Anc_3.124), translating to MNRQPSYMVDTLVKHFFNERIFPILPIESGFPSYLEVESEPSYISCRSVIMNIAISKDLNPIAEQTMNLIETILKNESIISQNTTESAIQSILALLRLLSDTMEYFWDYIESHNTEKSKKSKDEHYEKKKNLFSGSIMGYSVGRSGFHQKPPNLLNSELALRLINLCSKLKFNTRTLDVLRDMASNLYGVDSLLSATALVKYQTFLKQKNNPEYARMVDITLSHILRFVAASNPNEFFKYIRANIQDPLTTASKSEFQVVQHFEMLGCAYITIDTLPKFLNIVKLLFRGIKRIIFTCMLLFFSSKSLTFWYMARPNEYVQLFDLLKNDPMKTNVYTKTLTTTVSTLFDQIYSDFDVANILSSLQHHTVLQNSQTTNTVGTATQSDTSSTNSNSNSSILTNDPSLPQVTIPATSLLSNVDSDFLRTADDSTHQPRTDLPAGKKSGLGNTKDTLHLENILELYTYFDDTEILPHTAILRFLITLVVLDTDTFVELNSQHFEYLSDPEKNLKNVLVPEGKDSDINSNIKHITSGLKKLTTLQLSKKKSVKFMTLLIKNLNGAQAVAKILLPDSLRAAISLVSIMASVHLINKEIPSAVFAKRLISLLGSNLELGSPWSVPPNKTLVNCLDRNSVSRNHIRLKFFAAALQFDPDAFLAKLGITDVTLPTLNLEEQIFYTEAFRVFFHLPSTGDLRKEIAYKTSAFFKSLFCSVADILLEAFPYFNDKISDIVSSILDGTILDEFGTRKLFRGSTTSLAASLNSASSYQPSERSVLSPSSYDGDAAQALFFSPSMLSKASISRSSPTSASQDDDTSTSTSSLSSTNHGSSNTPSAIDLPFSHLITPRTRPVGSSAVKNRFPPVTSLLNSEKSVTTDLSPTSNLSASLMTLTNSTPTPTLQPYKLTSKSGRLRRYSEESTHSVSMLETLNLESPVFLTSVESMNARKIMINIFSIFKRMTNYFILPHSRNANQLWISSDFKNIIKPIFVAIVDSDRNLQSTARAFMDVLVNYIKEFSADTSTITVSGYFLICSYTISLFSMGLFDLNLESHKRGVLLDIVQNFLKLRSYLGTVAENTHHMDNVVEAERTTFPLIVGTVGRALFVSLHTDDPVIQKKLRIAFAEFLTVIKFHQKYIGPIDKNWIFNLPFLEAMSKEIPRTAGAVAAQRHIRTNILKHILQPDSILLDSMNALLKKWYHLAHCNTRTPEETANFRSIAGIIASVSGPFLVIQKQQGEQYPYLLEFATELRKEMNYFIGKQCEWLNSPDLLTRENSREILGDELHPLSFKLLFDNLKCHIRALSDIDLTKPEEEYNFILLQQLIAVLRSILKRSDDQKIMVIFSIDVIDVISQLMRIIKGISKSSRKYYRAIIYMTKVIKALEYSENSLALKHHYHLKNKWLKLIISWFKSTISKELDLENLSKPHREVNLRRRDLDLLYIDTAIESSIAIAYLTENLPLEIPVTASEEEGRRSESVIYGNYFNILLKGLEKSMESDKFPPSLAHKMSVLNENIILALSNLSNANIEASLQFSVPMGYSKNRNIKNAFLKVFTNSLSQYPLDKGRFKKSKLFGIDKLLLYTVKFPQLVVAAGKVCPAHELDAYAAVLINGFETRNASHLCVSELIKDEIEHVSRPMDILRRNSCATRALSLLSRTKGNEFLIKALRPVLQKVLENKDFFEVEKLDPNDPEAALQVALFEKYMTDLLASITEALPYFPPEFFYICQTIYTATKKKFPDYAYIAAGSFVFLRLICPALVSPESENIIEISNSDEKRPFISLAKVIQNIANGSDNLIKWPSLANKSEFLKKCSDHIFQFLVETCRTDREINIVVRTDPEPIPFDFDFLHRFLYMKGFEIRKVLLDGLRSLDDCVFFRSTFLLVDKLLGDAGPPEMKYSNEIPPFIREHIDEYPQLYEFMSRHAFKKRPTNDDFLFVHESMSNDGIPIITLMLKKFKTNGIGVEDVAFKFIQIYSRIWITKHCLVLDCTEFSEYELDIKKLNSLLFNILPSFSVQNCIKIFLFNATEVFLRAWLTYCEQGSPYLTMKTPHCFINSNTDGELVKSLGLTGQGLSILQDIRISLKDVTLYNSDTKKPVPIVMKIGNKYLQVLQVTPKLINSKTLGSSFDVKFNQVFRISEISSVHVSSTTGASNEFTVNFVDGASLIFYSQKYLEIVKMFYYAQMRLSNEYGENLYEPIGEIKSTEEDKQIRDNYELIGHLILVILVGLYDDDDIVKNNAYNLMATSRNAFNLNFGANFRGATEIYVPNDTTTFVTMVSKSLAECHPELTPYICKYILNGLETGIILHEHVPQTICAWSYWIPNLYEHIYLLDDEEGPDVISRILRTLIRLTVSEPDFATVYHRQVWSLLGADGRLTAPLVEEIINHALERDSEDRDWKKTLSLLTGLPTVEVACTIVQRLMKLIKSFLPSLRLEALTQSWSELMILVKASSHLFFEAPFLAEMFLPELLFIVSLLIDVGPPEIRSSLHELLMNVCHSLTINEILPEENRRNLDETLTVFSRQKMKFIFGFSQDKGRLLQNFSASSFSSKFTVLDYFTTNIMLVMDYASTTESAQWKTKFKKYLTDAVFQDESFLASRAMMMLGIIGQTYTSEMFCRSLLQETLKTIAQPVVTDELIFLIIAQLFTYSKVVQGLDPSLDLMTEMFWLTTVFIESPHAAIFQGGLIFMTSCLDRLYMNYFNTNNSGKSLISLLINTRGFASPLLKELETMNGIIWNEENFVHILTAYIKRGLTIPFTRNTAISTLHMLFKNTYLEHRICATSNGHLNYLYLLFQVLNAEEFSQVLEEVEYEDEMIDLNDVNKVPKSLLDWLSSGCSSSSIALYQSALLFNGNILDESSKLRTILVIRYLLHRNPRCIFNFYVIISDEIRKAASMEHFSDCGPVAFDIISLLVLQPEFNDLAKYNTRTVNYLKEKGLYKINITEIAEHNFNDLMMGLREDPELLLERKRLTVMILSRMACHV from the coding sequence ATGAATAGACAGCCGTCATACATGGTTGATACATTAGTCAAacatttcttcaatgagagaatttttccaattttacCAATTGAATCCGGGTTTCCAAGTTATTTGGAAGTCGAGTCCGAACCGTCATACATATCATGTAGATCCGTTATCATGAATATAGCCATTTCTAAAGATTTGAATCCAATCGCTGAACAAACCATGAACTtaattgaaacaattttgaaaaatgaatcCATCATCTCGCAAAATACAACTGAAAGTGCAATCCAATCAATACTTGCCttattaagattattaAGTGATACAATGGAATATTTCTGGGATTATATAGAATCACACAATACAGAAAAATctaaaaaatcaaaagatGAACATtatgaaaagaagaaaaatttattctCAGGCTCCATTATGGGTTATTCTGTAGGTAGATCTGGCTTCCATCAAAAACCTCCAAATTTACTCAATTCAGAATTAGCCCTCCgattaataaatctttgTTCAAAACTTAAATTTAATACAAGAACATTGGATGTATTACGAGATATGGCCTCTAATTTATACGGAGTTGATTCGTTGTTAAGTGCAACTGCATTAGTCAAATATCAAACATTCCTTaaacaaaagaacaatCCAGAATATGCAAGAATGGTAGATATTACTCTAAGTCACATCTTAAGGTTCGTCGCTGCCTCTAATCCTAatgaattcttcaaatatataagagCAAATATACAGGATCCATTAACGACCGCTTCAAAGAGTGAATTCCAAGTTGTCCAGCATTTTGAAATGCTTGGTTGTGCATATATAACAATAGATACTTTACCAAAATTTTTGAACattgtaaaattattatttcgaGGAATAAAACgaattatttttacttGTATGctactatttttttcatcaaaatcattgaCTTTCTGGTACATGGCTAGACCAAATGAATATGTTCAATTATTCgatcttttaaaaaatgaTCCTATGAAAACAAATGTATATACAAAGACACTCACAACTACAGTCAGCACATTATTTGACCAAATTTATTCTGACTTCGATGTTGCAAACATTCTTTCCTCATTGCAGCATCATACAGTACTGCAGAACAGTCAAACCACGAACACAGTAGGAACGGCAACGCAATCGGATACTTCTTCTACtaattccaattcaaacTCTTCAATTCTTACAAATGATCCTTCTCTACCACAAGTTACAATACCGGCAACATCTTTACTTTCAAATGTTGATTCTGACTTTTTGAGAACTGCAGATGACTCTACACATCAACCTAGAACAGATCTACCTGCCGGAAAGAAGTCTGGTTTAGGTAACACCAAGGATACTTTacatttggaaaatatctTAGAACTTTATACCTATTTCGATGACACTGAAATCTTACCACATACAGCAATACTACGATTTTTGATAACTTTAGTGGTGCTTGATACTGATACTTTTGTCGAGTTGAATTCTCAACATTTCGAATATCTTTCCGATCCggagaaaaatttaaagaatgtTTTAGTTCCTGAAGGTAAAGACAGCGacataaattcaaatataaaacaCATAACGTCTGGCCTAAAGAAATTGACTACACTACAATTatcgaagaaaaaatctGTTAAGTTTATgacattattaattaagAACCTAAATGGAGCACAAGCTGTTGCGAAAATACTATTACCAGATTCGTTAAGGGCAGCCATTTCGCTTGTATCAATCATGGCATCGGTTCATCTGataaacaaagaaatacCATCTGCCGTTTTCGCCAAGAGATTAATAAGTCTTTTAGGATCCAATCTGGAACTGGGAAGCCCTTGGAGTGTACCGCCAAACAAAACATTAGTAAATTGTCTTGATAGAAACAGCGTATCTAGAAACCACATACGATTGAAATTCTTTGCTGCTGCTCTTCAATTTGATCCAGACGCATTCTTAGCAAAACTAGGTATCACAGATGTGACATTACCGACTTTGAATCTCGAAGaacaaatattttatacTGAAGCCTTTAGAGTGTTTTTCCATTTACCAAGTACAGGTGACTTACGAAAAGAAATAGCTTACAAGACATCAgcttttttcaaatctttgTTTTGTTCCGTTGCAGATATTTTACTTGAAGCATTCCCTTACTTTAATGACAAGATTTCGGATATTGTTTCCTCCATTTTAGACGGGACAATTTTGGATGAATTTGGGacaagaaaattatttagaGGTAGCACAACTTCGTTGGCAGCCTCTTTAAATTCAGCATCATCATATCAGCCATCTGAACGTTCTGTTTTAAGTCCGTCATCGTATGATGGAGACGCAGCCCAAGCTTTGTTCTTTTCACCTTCAATGCTTTCTAAAGCCTCAATATCACGTTCTAGTCCGACTAGTGCTTcacaagatgatgatacttCCACATCGACgtcttcattatcttctaCTAATCATGGTAGCAGTAATACCCCATCAGCAATTGATCTACCATTTTCACATTTAATTACTCCAAGAACCCGTCCAGTAGGAAGTTCTGCAGTAAAGAATAGATTCCCTCCAGTTACATCGCTACTTAACTCTGAGAAATCTGTAACTACTGATTTGAGTCCTACAAGTAATCTTTCAGCATCTCTAATGACGTTGACAAACTCAACGCCTACTCCTACATTACAACCTTATAAACTAACTTCAAAATCCGGTCGACTAAGAAGATATTCTGAAGAAAGTACACACAGTGTGTCTATGTTAGAAACGCTTAACTTAGAAAGTCCCGTTTTCTTAACTTCAGTGGAATCTATGAATGCCAGAAAAATCATGATTAACATATTCAGTATATTCAAGAGGATGACtaattatttcattttacCGCATTCAAGGAATGCTAACCAACTATGGATCTCAAGTGATTTCaagaatattatcaaaCCGATTTTTGTCGCTATCGTTGATTCTGACAGGAATTTACAATCAACCGCTAGAGCATTCATGGACGTATTAGTCAATTATATTAAGGAATTTAGCGCTGATACTTCAACAATTACAGTTAGTGGATATTTCCTAATTTGTAGCTATACAATCTCCTTATTTTCTATGGGGTTATTCgatttgaatttagaaAGTCATAAGCGTGGTGTTTTATTGGATATCGTTCAAAACTTTCTAAAATTAAGGTCATATTTAGGAACTGTTGCAGAGAATACACACCATATGGATAATGTAGTTGAAGCTGAACGTACAACTTTCCCTCTTATCGTCGGTACCGTCGGTAGAGCATTATTTGTCTCATTACATACCGATGATCCTGTTATTCAGAAGAAGTTAAGGATTGCATTTGCTGAGTTCCTTACTGTGAtcaaatttcatcaaaaatatattggGCCGATTGATAAGAATTGGATCTTTAATCTTCCTTTCTTGGAAGCAATGTCAAAAGAGATCCCAAGAACCGCAGGAGCAGTGGCTGCTCAGCGTCATATCCGAactaatattttaaaacatattttacaaCCAGACtcaattcttcttgattCGATGAATGCCTTATTAAAAAAGTGGTATCATCTAGCACATTGTAATACGAGAACCCCTGAAGAAACTGCAAACTTTAGAAGTATTGCCGGAATAATTGCATCTGTTTCAGGACCATTCCTGGTTATTCAGAAGCAACAAGGAGAACAATATCCATATCTACTGGAATTTGCGACTGAGTTAAGGAAagaaatgaattatttcaTTGGAAAACAATGTGAATGGCTCAACAGTCCAGATTTACTCACAAGAGAAAACTCTCGTGAAATTTTAGGTGATGAACTGCATCCGCTTTCTTTTAAGTTGCtctttgataatttgaaatgtCATATTAGAGCTCTTTCAGATATTGACTTGACAAAACCAGAGGAAGAgtataattttattcttttacAACAGCTTATTGCAGTTTTAAGGTCAATTTTAAAACGTTCTGATGATCAAAAAATTATGGTTATTTTCTCAATCGATGTTATTGACGTTATCAGTCAATTAATGAGAATTATTAAGGGGATATCAAAATCCTCAAGGAAATATTATAGAGCGATTATTTATATGACTAAAGTGATTAAGGCCTTAGAATATTCAGAAAATAGTTTGGCACTCAAACATCATTaccatttgaaaaataaatggtTGAAACTGATCATATCGTGGTttaaatcaacaatttcaaagGAGTTGGATCTCGAGAACTTATCTAAACCACATAGAGAAGTGAATTTAAGAAGACGTGATCTAGACTTACTTTATATAGATACTGCCATTGAATCATCCATCGCAATTGCATACCTAACAGAAAACCTTCCATTAGAAATACCAGTCACAGCgtctgaagaagaagggCGTAGATCTGAATCTGTCATTTATGGTaattatttcaatattttacTAAAAGGATTAGAAAAAAGTATGGAGTCGGATAAGTTCCCACCGTCATTAGCACACAAAATGTCCgtattaaatgaaaatatcattttaGCCTTAAGTAACTTATCGAATGCAAATATTGAAGCAAGTTTACAATTTTCGGTACCAATGGGTTACTCTAAGAATAGGAATATCAAGAATGCATTCCTGAAAGTATTCACAAATAGTTTATCACAATATCCATTGGACAAAGGTAGATTTAAGAAAAGTAAACTATTTGGCATTGATAAACTATTACTTTATACTGTTAAATTTCCCCAATTAGTTGTCGCTGCCGGAAAAGTTTGTCCAGCTCATGAGTTAGATGCATATGCAGCTGTATTGATTAATGGTTttgaaacaagaaatgCGTCACACCTTTGTGTTTCCGAACtaattaaagatgaaattgaacatGTATCTAGACCTATGGATAtattaagaagaaacaGTTGCGCGACCAGAGCACTATCATTACTATCAAGAACTAAGGgtaatgaatttttgatAAAGGCTTTGCGACCTGTTTTACAAAAAGtgttagaaaataaagactTCTTTGAAGTAGAGAAATTGGACCCAAATGATCCAGAGGCAGCATTACAAGTtgcattatttgaaaagtaCATGACAGATCTGTTGGCCTCAATTACAGAAGCATTGCCTTATTTCCCCCCTGagtttttttatatttgtCAAACTATTTATACTGCAACGAAAAAGAAGTTCCCTGATTATGCATACATTGCAGCCGGTTCATTTGTTTTTCTTAGACTGATTTGTCCAGCACTAGTTAGCCCTGAATCCGAGAACATTATAGAGATCTCAAATTCCGACGAAAAAAGACCATTCATTTCTTTAGCAAAGGTAATCCAAAATATTGCAAATGGTTCGGATAACTTGATTAAATGGCCATCCTTGGCGAATAAATCAGAGTTCCTGAAAAAATGCAGTGACCATATCTTCCAATTTCTGGTAGAAACATGCAGAACAGACCGCGAAATAAATATCGTTGTTCGTACAGATCCGGAGCCAATACCCTTCGATTTTGATTTCCTCCATCGTTTCTTATACATGAAAGGTTTCGAAATTAGAAAGGTTTTATTAGATGGTCTGCGATCATTGGATGATTGTGTTTTCTTTAGAAGCACATTTTTATTAGTCGATAAGCTATTGGGGGATGCTGGGCCTCCCGAAATGAAGTACAGCAACGAAATACCTCCATTTATAAGAGAACATATTGATGAATATCCCCAATTATATGAGTTTATGAGTAGACATGCATTTAAAAAGCGGCCAACGAACGATGACTTTTTATTTGTCCATGAATCGATGTCAAACGACGGTATTCCTATCATTACATTAATGcttaaaaaattcaaaacaaaTGGAATCGGCGTAGAAGATGTTGCATTTAAATTCATCCAGATTTACTCAAGAATATGGATAACTAAACATTGTCTCGTTTTGGATTGTACCGAATTTAGTGAATACGAATTggatattaaaaaattgaattccttactattcaatattttgcCGTCCTTTTCTGTACAGAATTGTATTAAAATATTCCTATTCAATGCAACTGAAGTATTTCTTAGGGCATGGCTAACTTATTGCGAGCAAGGAAGTCCATATTTAACGATGAAAACCCCCCATTGTTTTATTAATTCCAATACCGATGGTGAGTTAGTGAAGTCACTCGGTCTAACGGGCCAAGGTTTGAGCATACTGCAAGATATTCGTATATCTCTTAAGGATGTTACTCTTTACAACTCTGACACAAAGAAACCCGTCCCTATAGTGATGAAGATTGGGAATAAATATCTCCAAGTTTTGCAAGTAACACcgaaattaattaatagTAAAACACTCGGGTCCTCTTTCGATGTAAAATTTAACCAAGTTTTCAGAATCAGTGAGATATCATCCGTGCATGTGTCGTCGACCACCGGTGCATCTAATGAATTTACAGTGAACTTTGTGGACGGAGCAAGTCTTATTTTCTATAGTCAAAAGTACTTGGAAATTGTAAAGATGTTTTACTACGCACAAATGAGACTATCAAATGAATATGGGGAAAATTTATACGAGCCGATTGGGGAGATAAAATCCACCGAAGAAGATAAACAAATACGTGATAATTACGAACTTATTGGTCATCTAATATTAGTAATTCTAGTAGGTCTTTACGATGATGACGATAtagtgaaaaataatgcGTATAACTTAATGGCAACTAGTAGGAATGCTTTCAACTTGAATTTTGGGGCAAACTTCAGAGGTGCCACCGAAATATACGTTCCTAACGACACAACCACTTTTGTTACTATGGTATCAAAATCGCTAGCAGAATGCCATCCCGAATTAACTCCATATATATGCAAATATATTCTGAATGGATTAGAAACTGGGATCATCTTACATGAGCATGTACCGCAGACGATATGTGCCTGGTCTTACTGGATCCCAAACCTCTATGAACacatttatttattagatgatgaagaaggtCCCGATGTAATATCTCGTATATTGCGTACTCTGATCCGATTAACAGTTTCAGAGCCAGATTTTGCAACCGTGTATCACCGCCAAGTTTGGTCTCTACTGGGTGCGGACGGACGTTTAACCGCACCATTGGTAgaagaaatcattaatcATGCTTTAGAACGAGATTCTGAAGACCGTGATTGGAAGAAAACACTTTCATTACTTACTGGATTACCAACAGTCGAGGTTGCATGTACTATTGTACAAAGGTTAATGAAGTTgataaaatcatttttaCCATCACTGAGATTAGAAGCTTTGACGCAGAGTTGGTCTGAGTTGATGATTTTAGTAAAGGCAAGTAGTcatcttttctttgaagCCCCATTCCTAGCAGAAATGTTTTTACCGGAGCTTTTGtttattgtttctttacTAATTGATGTTGGGCCTCCTGAGATCCGTTCTAGTTTGCATGAGTTATTAATGAATGTCTGTCATTCGTTAACTATTAATGAGATACTACCTGAAGAGAACAGAAGGAATCTAGATGAAACTTTAACGGTCTTTTCAAgacagaaaatgaaatttatttttggttTTAGTCAAGATAAAGGTCGtttattacaaaatttcAGTGCCTCATCGTTTTCAAGCAAATTTACCGTATTAGATTATTTCACGACAAATATTATGTTGGTTATGGATTATGCCTCTACAACTGAATCAGCTCAGTGGAAGactaaattcaaaaaatactTAACTGATGCAGTTTTCCAAGACGAATCATTTTTGGCATCTAGAGCTATGATGATGCTTGGTATTATTGGTCAAACATACACATCAGAGATGTTTTGTAGAAGTTTACTTCAAGAGACGTTGAAAACAATTGCGCAACCTGTGGTTACTGATGAGTTGATCTTTTTGATAATTGCACAATTATTCACGTACAGCAAAGTGGTTCAAGGACTAGATCCATCACTTGACTTGATGACAGAAATGTTTTGGTTAACAACTGTGTTTATAGAATCACCACATGCAGCAATTTTCCAAGGGGGGCTAATCTTCATGACCAGTTGTTTAGACCGACTATACATGAATTATTTCAATACAAATAACTCGGGAAAGTCTTTGATTTCCCTACTCATAAATACTCGAGGGTTTGCGTCGCCATTACTAAAGGAATTAGAAACTATGAATGGAATCATTTGGAATGAGGAAAATTTTGTTCACATTTTGACCGCATATATAAAACGTGGATTAACAATCCCTTTCACCCGCAATACTGCAATAAGCACCCTTCATATGCTATTCAAGAATACTTATTTGGAACATAGAATATGTGCTACATCAAATGGACACCTAAATTATCTATATCTATTATTTCAAGTTTTAAATGCGGAAGAATTTTCACAAGTTTTAGAAGAGGTTGaatatgaagatgaaatgaTCGATTTGAATGATGTTAATAAAGTTCCTAAGAGCCTACTTGATTGGTTAAGTTCTGGTTGCTCCTCATCTTCCATTGCATTATACCAATCCGCCTTATTATTTAACGGGAATATATTAGATGAATCTTCGAAGTTAAGAACGATATTAGTTATTCGTTATTTATTACACAGGAATCCGAGATGTATCTTTAACTTCTATGTCATAATAAGTGACGAAATTCGTAAAGCTGCTTCGATGGAACACTTTTCTGATTGTGGGCCAGTTGCTTTTGATATTATCAGTTTGCTGGTGCTGCAACCTGAGTTCAATGATTTGGcaaaatacaatacaaGGACAGtcaattatttgaaagagaaaggTCTCtataaaattaatattactGAAATTGCTGAGCATAATTTTAACGACTTAATGATGGGTTTAAGAGAAGATCCTGAACTTCTGCTGGAAAGAAAGAGACTTACCGTGATGATTTTGTCAAGAATGGCTTGTCATGTATAG
- the REX4 gene encoding putative 3'-5' exonuclease (similar to Saccharomyces cerevisiae REX4 (YOL080C); ancestral locus Anc_3.125), which translates to MALSSNWQKLQTTKKVVTKTKKVTNANKVYKPKAARKGSKIMNMVYNINNEIAKQKLNKEEGKVFEFKTAPDTIISETSEAITLQGNITSNKAKEIGKFIAMDCEFVGVGPEGKESALARISIVNFFGHVIMDEYVKPREKVTDWRTWVSGIKSEHMKNAISFKEAQKKTADILKGRILVGHAVKHDLEALLLSHPKIMIRDTSRHLPYRQKYAKGKSPSLKKLTKEVLKLEIQTGEHSSVQDAQATMLLYKVSKKEFEHHHKTMFGFESR; encoded by the coding sequence ATGGCcttatcttcaaattgGCAGAAATTACAAACTACAAAGAAAGTAGTCACAAAGACTAAGAAAGTTACTAATGCCAATAAGGTTTATAAGCCCAAGGCTGCCAGGAAAGGTAGTAAGATTATGAATATGgtgtataatataaataatgaaattgcgaagcaaaaattgaataaagaagaGGGGAAAGTGTTTGAGTTTAAAACTGCTCCAGATACGATCATATCAGAAACTAGTGAAGCTATAACTCTTCAGGGTAATATAACTAGCAATAAGGCGAAAGAAATCGGGAAATTCATTGCTATGGATTGTGAATTTGTAGGTGTGGGGCCGGAAGGTAAAGAATCTGCTCTTGCAAGAATATCGATCgtcaatttttttggtCATGTTATTATGGATGAATATGTGAAACCAAGAGAAAAAGTTACAGACTGGAGAACATGGGTTAGTGGTATCAAATCAGAACATATGAAAAATGCTATATCGTTTAAAGAAGCTCAAAAGAAAACTGCAGATATTTTGAAGGGAAGAATACTAGTGGGACACGCTGTAAAACATGATTTAGAGGCATTACTATTATCCCATCCTAAGATAATGATTAGGGATACCTCGAGACATCTTCCGTATAGACAAAAATATGCTAAGGGTAAGTCGCCAAGcttaaaaaaattgactAAGGAAGTGTTGAAATTAGAGATCCAAACAGGAGAACACTCCTCCGTACAGGATGCTCAAGCCACAATGCTTTTATACAAGGTTTCCaagaaagaatttgaaCATCATCATAAAACTATGTTTGGATTTGAGTCTAGGTAA